The sequence ttTTACTGCTCCTGTAAATATTTACTGCTTGCTGTAAATAATTGAGATATTACAGGAAAAATTCATTCAAAACCTTCCCTGCCAGAAAAAGTCTTAGCTTATGACTATTCTTTCACACATTGTTTGTACACATATGATCACATCTTCAGGTAAACATACTTCTATTAATTGGATCATACCAGGAAAAACCTTAATTTTCTCATGAATAAGAGCTCGTTTCTTCTAAGatgatatgatttttaaaactgtacATTATCGGAACATATAAAAACTTGTTCAACATTTACTGGTGGATATTTCCCTCTTTATCAAATTCAGGATAAATATCCTTGCATATGCTTTCTCCCTTTTGCTATAATCTCCTAAGCAGAATTTCCCATGCTAGGATTACCAGGTCAAACTTGATTAACTCATCTCCAAAAGCTCATGATCAcatctttcaacaaatggtgctaattGTATGATATTGTGTAAATGGCAATCCACCTAAATCATTACATAGAATGAAATTTTAATCAAAATTCAACAGGATCCCCCCTCATGGTGGGAGGGAAAGAATGGCAATGGGTTGAGGAATGTGACAAAAATATCTGCCAAAGTCTCTGCCTTAGGAGGTCTGGATGGAGAACTACAGCACAGAGAAGACAATTTGACCTAAGTctgaatgaaaataatgaaaataaaccaATTATTACCAATTCAACTTTACTAATAAAATTTTGACATTAGTAATTACTTTTAATACTTTGAGTTATAGTAAAACCCTACCTTAATGAATTAAGAGTCCAAAAAATTTCAATCATATAAATTGCAGTGTCACTTTTatgattaaatttttttcattctacaAAGTACAAACTAATGATACTAAAAATTACACTGTACACAACTGATGACACACTGGACAAAAAAATTGAGGCTAGATGAAGGAAGCCATTCATAAGACTTTTGCCCAAAATTTGTATTATTGTGGATAGGCAGTATTACATTATTTTCTCTACCTCATTTAATGTTTCCTGGAATTAATATTAAGGCTACTTGTAGGATTccttttttgaggtgccagggaattgaatcctggaccttgtatgtgggaagctggcactcaaccactgagccacactggctcccctgagttgctttttccatttgtttgtttttaagaggtatcagggaccaaacccaggaaaGCTGGctctcaatctcttgagccacatccactcccttgagTCTAATTTAATATGATTTTAGAGCAGGAAAGTgactaaaattttcaaaaatctcTCTTAATTGTAGGGTTTTTCTCAACTTCATTCAGTAACTGCTAGGCACCTCTTTGAAGCCAGGTATTATTCTATGTGGTAGAGACAGAATGGTGAAAAAGTTGTGACTTCTTTATACTTTTGTTAAAGTCTTTCgatagtcttcatttttaaaggctCTCTCCTGGGTAGACTCTGATGAATGTTAAGATTCTTCTACTGTGTTGTATCTTGAGAATTGGGACCATTTGAACTCTGGTATAAGTACCAGCCgtatttatataataaataaggTTTTCTGTGGAATctgatgtaaaaaaaattttctcccgagtccttaaaaacatattttatagtttctttctctcttgtgaAGATTCTGTGATTACGCTTCTGAGCTTTGAAGGAATCACTTTCCACAGTGACCAACATGGACTCTTCAATGGAGATGAAGATGCGAACTCTAgccaaagaatgtaccacacctCACATTTTCAGATTCCCTCCACTGTGGACTCTCTGATGGTACACAAGATGTGATCTCTGACTGAAGCCCTTACAACAGACATCACATATGTatggcttctctccagtgtggacCCTCTGATGCGTGTGAAAATGTGAGGCCTGACTGAAGCCCTTACCACATTGCTGACATgtatagggtttctctcctgtgtggaTCCTCTGATGAGCACTGAGACCAGCACTCCAACTGAATTCCTTTCCACACTCCTCACATTTAaatggtttttctccagtgtgaattaTCTGATGGACTTGAAGATTTGATCGCTGGCTGAAAGCCTTTCCACATGTATCACATTTatatggtttctctcctgtgtggaCTCTCTGATGGGCTTGAAGATGTGAGGCTTGACTGAATCGCTTCTGACAGGCATTACATTTAAATGGTTTTTCCCCAGTATGGACACTCTGATGAGCTTGAAGATTTGAGGCCTGACTGAAACCCTTACCACATGCCtcacatttatagggtttctctcctgtgtggaCTCTTTGATGATTGTGAAGATTCAAGCTCCAGTTAAAGCGCTTCCCACACACTTCACACTTGTATGGTTTTTCTCCAGTATGGACTCTCTGGTGGGCTTGAAAATACGAACTCTGACTGAAGCCTTTACCACATACATTGCATCGAAatggtttctctcctgtgtggaCCCTCTGATGACTCTGAAAACTTGAGGCTGAACTAAAACCCTTACCACATTCTtcacatttatagggtttctctcctgtatgGACCCGTTGATGACTATGAAGATTAAAGCTCAAACTAAAGCACTTACCACAGTCATCACATCTGTATGGTTTTTCTTCAGTATGGACTCTCTGATGGGTATGAAGATTTGAACTACAACTAAAACGTTTACCACAATCCCCACAtttatatggtttctctccagtatgtaTTCTTTGATGGGCCTGAAGGTGTGACCTTTGAGTGAAGCCCTTCCCACACACCTCACAtttataaggtttctctccagtgtgaactcTGCAATGAATGTTAAGATCTGTGCTGCGACTGAAACCCTTCCCACAACTTTCACATCTATAGGGCTTCTCTCCTGTGTGAATAGGCAGATGAGCGTAAAGATGTGAGCTCTGATTAAAGCTCTTACCACATTCATGGCATGTATAAGGTTTCTCCCCTGTGTGGACTCTCTGATGAGTTTGCAGATTTGAGCTCTGACTAAAACCCTTACCACACTCATGACACCAGTACCGTTTTTTCCCTGTGTGAACACTGTACTGACTGGGAATACTTGAGCTATAACTGATGTTCTTCCCATGTGTACCACACGTAGGAGGCTTCTTTCCCAAGTGTACCTGCTGATGAAGTTCAAGACTCGATCTATCACTGAAGGCTTTTTCACATTCATTACACTGGTAGGTTTTCTGTCCTGTGTGAATTATACTAAGCTGGTTAAGAGGtgatatctttaagatgtctctACCACAATCACCGCTGCTGTAAGCTTCATCTCTTTTGTGCACTATGTTATTATCATGGTGATGTGAAATACAACTGAAAATACCAATACATGGagcaaatataaataatttgtttttcatcTGCTTACAGCTTCTCTGATGATTCTGTCTTTCATTCAGATAAATTTTACTCCAAGAATTCGGTGCTCTCCCAGTTGGACATTCTTGATTTTTTATAATAGTGGAACCAGGTTCTACAAGACTCATCATGTAGTTGTTATCTTCAGAAACCTGAATAGatactcctgcccccacttcatAGGGAAAATCATATTGTCTGGAGAACTGAGaactttttcttggaatatttatCACAGAGTCTTGGCTTCTAGCTAACTTGTTCATAACATGTCCCCTGATTTGCCAGCATGACAGCTCTCCCAATGAAAGGCACTTTAATCCTGCTTCCTGAAGAGTTTCCATCTCATTTTGATTCCAGTCCCCTAGAAggataaagacaataaaaaatggaaaatatataaatcttttattCAGATATTTCAAAACATTACACATAGGCCTAGTTATAGGTTTTATTTCATGAATGGAATCTTCAGTTTATCTTTACCATCATATTTAATGTTTTTCGCTTTAAGTCCCTGTGGAAACAAAGAGTTGGTCTCTGGGCTCCTAGCCAATAAGCATGAATGAGAGCTATTTAGGAATACTGGTCTAAGAATGGGCTAggaattagaaattagaaaactGCAAAGCAATATAAAGACATCCAACAAACTgcttagaaagaaaaaattaaattatattctaagaataataaaattaagtCTCCTCTTTGTCTACGGTAGCCAATGCTGAGTAGTGTCTACATAAATCAGGCTAAATATATGCTTTAATTACAGGGTCTCATTACACAACCTACACATTTGGCAACAGTGCTCAAAATGACTAACTATAAAGGGAAATAGTCAAATCTACATTTATAGCTGGAAATTTCAATACCTTCTCAATAATTGGTTGAATAAGGAGAAAATAAGTGAAGGTATAGGAGACTGTGAACACTATCAACCATCTTGACTACTTGACCTTTACAGAACACTCTGccaaacaacaacagaaaacattcttttcaagtacagatggaacattcaccaagacagaccacacactgggccataaaacaagtctcaataaatataaagggATTCAagtcatacaaagtatgttctcttgatgtgggctatgggtgggaggctctttgtctcttcagagataaccttaacctaaactgtctgtcctgacttgtgggtgtggaaaggtaagaggctgtagtcctgcctttggtgaccatggcaacgactccagtccggGAGAaatagtttagcaatgcaaactctaaactttaaatattcagggaaaatgcaaaccaaatgtgctaaaagcttatctagaatgtatgaagtccatgctaaaagcttacctaggatgtggaagatatatgctaattcaagcctattgaaaactgaaacaaaaggaccatatGACTCCCCACcatgtataaaaggaacttgaaagtcttgttcagggcttgggattgaaacaaaaagctcccagtctggctggccatcaataaaccatttttccttctcaaaatcattcccaagtcctggcctttctatacgcaaataattgaacctctctcaaattctacaacactctGACCTGAATTAAATCAGATATCAATGATAGACCTCTGGAAAATCTCCAAATCcaggaaataaacaaatacacacTTCAAAATAAACCAcagatcaaagaagaaaccaaaagaatTTTTAGGAGtatttttgaaatgaatgaaaataaaaatataacccaTCAAAAGCAGTATTTACAGGGAAATCTATTCAGGAGAAATGTCTCAGAAGAACtagaaaagcaagcaaaaaaataaataaatatcagacagaaatcaatgaatgtgaaagttggttctttgaaaagaataaaatttatgaGCCTCTAGCAAAtatgacaagaaaaaaagaagacaaactacCAACCTCAAAAGAGGTAACAGAAGTAGATTTTgtagatattaaaaagataagagGTAGGAGAATATTATAAACTCTATACTAATAAATTCAACAactcagatgaaatggacacattccttcAAAGATACAACTACCAAAGTTTAGCCAAGAAGATATAATCTGAATAGCCCTctatctattaaagaaataaaattcatagttaaaAATCTTTCCACAAATCACATGTCAaatatgggtttaatatccaggatatataaagaaatgtcacaactcaacaataaaaagacaaatgacccaactgaaaaatgggcaaaagacctgaaaagacatttgtctaaagaagaaatacaaatggcaaaaaaaaaaaaaaaaaaaccacgaaaaaaatgttcagtatcactaatgattagggaaatgcaaactaaaactataatgagatatttcacacctatcagaatggccactattaaaaagacagagaactacaagtgttggagaggatgtggagagataggaacacataTTCACTGTTGCTGGGACTGCaggatggtacagccactgtgaaggactatttggcagttcctaaagaagcttaatatagacttgccatgtgaccctgcaatatcactactgggtatatacccagaagaactgacagcaatgacataaacagacatatgcacatcaatgttcatagcagtattattcacaaatgccaaaagctggaaacaacccatgtgcccatcaaccaaagaatggataaacaaactatggtacattcacatgatggaatattatgcagctataagaagaactgaagtcataaagcatatgacaacatggataaacctggaggacattatgttgggtgaagcaaaccagacacaaaaggataaatactgtatgactgcattactatgagccaaatatattgtgtaatgtattgtgtgattttaaaaagttatatgtatccagtacatttaattgagaaatgttttaatcaactgttttctttttattttaattatttttaatattttcaattattaaatgtacaaaataaagttaaaaaagaaaagtctttccacaaagaaaatactaGGTCTACATAGCTTTGCCCATGAATTCCACCAaacactgaaggaagaaataatattaatgCTAGATAAAACACTTCCAGGTAGGTGAAGAATGACTActacttcccaactcattttataaggCCAGCATTATCCTGACACCAAAAGTagaaaaagacattacaagaaaaagCAACTACAGAACAATATTTTGCATGAATATAGATACACAAATTCTTGACAAAAGTtcagcaaatcaaatccaaaaatgtataaaaagacTAATAAATCCTAACCATGTGGTGGTTGTTTCAGGAAGGCAAAGCTATTTGAACATTATGAAATCAGATTAAAAGCTTTCCTCAAAAGATCAAGATCAAAACAAGGATACTCACTCTTgccacttctatttaacattgtagtGCCAGTTCTAACCCATGCAAcgaggcaagaaaaaaaaatcatgctacAAGGATATGGActtgaacaaagaaataaagccatctttattcacagatgacatgacccttTATATGGAAAATTCTAAGAAATGTACAAAAATGCTATTAGTAGCAATCAGTGAGTTTAAGAAGGTTTCAGGATACAGGTCAATATagaaaagttaattttatttttatatactagtaAGGAATAATCAGAtgttgaaattgaagaaagagcaCCATTTATAATATTACCAAGAAACATTAAATACTTTGGGATAAAGTAAGGCCATAAACCAGAGAAGCCATAAATTCCTAGATAATGCAAtgttcacccccccccccaaaaggcACATCTTAAAGCACATGTTCACATTCCTAAACACAACAGCTAACTGTACTAAACTACTCCTGCTACACATCAGTATCTCCAAAGAAATATGTTTACGATCTCGCAAATCCCAACTTGGTTCTGTGCCTTCCTTGTTCCTAATCCATATAACCTCCAGTAATACCCAAGACCAGCTTCCAGTTGTAAGTTCCCCAATAAACTGTTACTATTTTGCTATATGGAGTGTCCTGCTTCAGTTTTCGGTCTTAAATGCCCACCAAACTTTGGTGGAATCTGTTCTGTACGTTCCTGGCCAGACAACTGGCAAGCCAGTCAGgagactgaaaacaaaacaagcagagGAAAATAGAAATCCATGTGGGATATCCTGAGGTGGCCAACTTTCAGTATGTGGAGGGAGGTAACCCATGTTTTAGAACAGTTCAGCCTAGTATGTGTGCGGGATACCCCAAAAATCCCAGAGTATTATTTGTCCTAAAAGGGAACGTGGGGGACAAATGGAAATTGCAAGGAAAAGAAGTGACTGCAGTTACCATGTGGCCATTGTTATGAGCGGTTAGATATATTACAAAGCCCAATTAAAAGCAGATGCTGAAGTGAAGAGATAAGAAGTTTTAGCTCTGGAATACACTAACCTAATATCCCTTTCTAACAATGATAATGCATTAGCAAAAATGGCATACATTCATTTTGCAGGTAAAGGTGCAATACTTGGAAGGAAAGTGCTGGGTGGCAGGAACCAGTGGTTATCCAGAGGGAAAACTGGGATCCCTGGGAGAGTGCAGAAGAGGGAGAATGGAAGAGGAAACTGAAATTGCAGATGGGCCTAAATAAGCAAGGCCATTAATAATTACAAAGATGAAAGCAACAAGTCATCCTGGTGACCCTTGGGAGGAGATCCCTGCTCAGAATCATACAGTAACAAGGGAgtaatccccacccccaccctctgaATTAGAAGTAACAGAAAAGGTTAAACAAAAAGGTTGAGAGCATAGCCACTTGGTTTCTAAGAATATGGAATGTAAGGAGGAGACTGTATTATGATTTCAGGAGTGGAAATGACAAAAATAGCTAGTATAACTACATTATCTATCTCTTCATCAGCGTCTTTATAAAAAATGGCAAAGACCAGACAGCATTCAAAATGTGTTAATGTAGTGCATTTTAGCTGCAAAATTTCGCCTGGCCTAATGAGGGAATATGCCATACACAACAGGCAGATATGGAAGAATTATAAAATATAGCCAGAATGAGGAGTAAAGCATGTAGTATATGCTGAACTCTTTCGTGGACCTGACAACAAATTATTCATAGCCAATATGAAGGATAAAATCCTCCACTGTGTCTCCAGCCTGGTATGGGACATTAGTAGCTATTCTAAGCCCCCTAACTGGTCAGGCCATCTGTTCACTGGGTGAAACAAGACACAAGCAGACTTGGGTGAGATGGAAAGAATATGGTTGAAAGGAGTAAGGAAAGTTAACTAAAGAGACCTTGCAAGGGAAGGGGCAGACAGGGCTTGTACGTGTAACTCATAAACAATTATGGGTTGATTTAACTGCTGTAGGCActccaatagaaaaaataaactaccTACTGCTATATTTTTAGGGCTCTGACAAAAGTTGcctaaggaaaaaagatagcCTCTGCCTACTTCTAAATCTGTGCCACCAGTTTTCACTCCCACAGCACCCCTTGAGAAGTCTGGTATAAGGGGGTGGATAGTCTCTAACCCGAAGCCTAGGGGTGGGGCCATGGTTGCCTGCAAATACAGGTGACATCAGGTGATCAGAGGCCACATGTACAGCTAGTTATCTACTGGTCTCTTTGTATGTTGTAGCCCTTATAGATACTGGAGTAAAGAGCACACTCATCTATGGCAATTCCTGGAGATTTAATGGTTCCCTAAAAGTGATGAATGAATATGGGGAAAAAGCCATAAGAGTAGTGCAAACTATCCTAACCGCAAATGAGGTGCCTCGCCTCCCCAAAGTATATTGTatgtatttctccacattctcaaatGAATATTAGGGGTGAAGGTGTTATAAGACCTAGACCTTACCGCCACACCATCACCACCGGTGAATTCTGCCTTTGCATCCACACAGTGAAATCAGTTCTACGGGGTGAGCTCATTAGTCCTCAGTgcacctgctcccacccccaccctggagaGACACCCATACCGAGCAATACTGATTCCTGGGCAGACATGCTGAAATCAGGAAACGTTAAAAGAACTGGCCAGAGTGGGATCAGATGACTAGCAGAGAGCCCATTTAATAGTCTTGTGCAATCAGTGAAAAAACCTGATGGTAGCTGGAGACTAACAGTTGATTACTGAGACTTAACTACAGTTGTTCCTGCTATTCACGCATTGCAAAGCTTCCTGATAACTTATTTGCCCAGTTAGGAGAGTTCCATTATGTACTAGGCTTAGCCACCATCTTTTTCAGGATCCCACTAGCTGAAGATAGACAAGATCAATCTGCATTTATGTGGGGAGGGTGGCAGCAGACTTCCAGGTTTTGCCACAAGGGTACCTATATGGCCCCACCATCTGTCATGGAATGGTGGCAGTTGATCTAGCAAGATGAAAAAAGCCACCAAATATGTTGTTTCACTATATTGATGGTATCATTCTTACTTCTGACAGTATTACATTTCTAGAAATGGTAGCCCCACCATTACAGTGCTTTTAACGAGCAGAGGATGGGCCATCAATGATGCCAACATCCAGGGGCTGAACCTCCTGTAAAACTCCTAGGGGTGGTTTGGTCAGGTAAGACAAAGGTTGTTCGAGCAGCTGTCATAACGTACAAATGTGTCCACCTTCCCACACTGTAAAGGAACTGCAAGCCTTTATAAGCTTAATACATTACTGGAAACCCTTTAAATCCCACCTAGTTCAAGTACTTTGACCATTATATAGGTTGATGGGCTTAGTGGCACTGGGACACTGAGGCTGAGCAAACATCCCAACAAGCAAAAGTGGCTGTAAAACGATCCAGTCTCTAGGTACTTTAACAACAGGGCCAGCTCGTAAATCAGCTGTTGCCGGCTACCTAGAAGGATTTGGGTAGGATTTGTGGCAAAAACAAAATGGGAAGTGAATACCACTTGGGTTCTGTTCTGAGCAATGGAAAGGAAGAGAGTAATGATATGGTTCTACTGAAAAACAACTGTTAGCAGTATATCCTGCTCTTAAGCAAACTGAGCCTTAAAATGTCTCTGCCAATAAATGGATTGGTAAAAGACACTAGTATTTGACCCAAAAGTGCTTGTGCACAGTgagtcactgtttttttttttatgtgcacACTATAAAAACGGCATGCTTTTTTGTAACAACGGAGTCCTCTCCATACTAGCCCACTATCTGAGGAGTACATAAATTATTGGGGCCAGTTATGCACGTAGAAAATCAGAACTCTACTCCACTCTCCATTCCAGTGATAGAGAAAGTAGCATCAATTACAGAGGGTGCAGGAGCCCCTTTGGAGGATGCTTGGTTTACTGATGGTTCCAGCAGAGgacagccccctcccccaccaaagGCAGTTCAAATAACTACAGACACCACATGGGTGGATGAAAGGGAACATCAGAGCAGTCAGTGGGCTGAGTTACGAGCCACCTGCATGGTGACAGTCCATGAGCCTCTGCCGACCTCCACAGGCACCGAGGGCTGGGTTGGATATCATGGTCTGATTCTCTGGGTGGGACAGTGGAACAGGAGAAATGGACCTTATTTGATAAGGACATATGGGGTAAGGCCCTGGGGGAAGATATCTGGGTTAGGGCACAAAGCCCAGATGCCAAAATAACGATCTCTTTCAGCTCAGACTTCAATCACACCTTGAAGAAATCTGGAAGCTGACACCTTAGCTAAAATTAGATGCGTTGATGAAAACCATGATCCAGCAGATTGGCTACACCATAAATCAGGACATGAAAGTCCTGCGACTGTACAGGAATTATGTAAAAGGTTAAATCTCCCTCTGAGATAGCGATGTGCTTAAGGCCTGTGAGTCCCACCTAGCATATGCTCAACTGGATGGAGGCACCCCCTACCTAGCAGCACAGCGCAGATACCACAGGGAACGCAGGCGGGGCAATGCTGGCAATAGCCTTTACAGGACTTCATCCTCTCAGATGGACAAAAGGACGTGCTAACCTGTGCAGATTCTACTTTAGGTGTTCTGCAGGTTTTTGAACATCAATGAGGGAATTAAGCTTCAACATATGGGTACCCACAACACACTGACAGCAAACAAGgcacccattttacaggtgaccAAGTCCAGGActgggcaagaaagagaaattgccTGGCGCTTCCATTTGTCATACAGGCCCCAAGCTGCTGGCCTGCTAGAGAAGAAGAATGGGATTTTAGATCAACGATGCTGCAGCTGTCTCCAAACCACTCATTGCATGGGTGGACACCTCTTTTACAGGAAGCAATTAGGCTAATAGGGTGCCGACAAATGGGCAAACCTCAGCATAAGCATGCTGCAGGACCCCACTGTCCACTCCATCAGCAAAAAGAATAGAAGTAGCATCGAACCAAGGTATTCCTCCACTTAGAGCAGGGACTCATATGGAGACCACCACAGGCCCTACCAAAGGCACCCACCCAAGTGATAGGTACTTTTATTCCTTGGAGACAGGGAAAGGACTTAGCAATAGCTCTGACTCCTATTTCATATGTAGCAGGTCCCCATTGCTCTAGTTTACAGACAGCCTCCTCTATAGAAGCCGGCACAGAAGTCGTACTCCCTTTATGGCTCAATAGACAAGTTCCTTTATATAATGTCC is a genomic window of Dasypus novemcinctus isolate mDasNov1 chromosome 18, mDasNov1.1.hap2, whole genome shotgun sequence containing:
- the ZNF235 gene encoding zinc finger protein 235 codes for the protein MKRRKMTKYQEAVTFKDVAVAFTEEELGLLDSTQRKLYRDVMLENFRNLVAVGYQPFKPEIISQLEQEEKLWMKEIQTQRGDWNQNEMETLQEAGLKCLSLGELSCWQIRGHVMNKLARSQDSVINIPRKSSQFSRQYDFPYEVGAGVSIQVSEDNNYMMSLVEPGSTIIKNQECPTGRAPNSWSKIYLNERQNHQRSCKQMKNKLFIFAPCIGIFSCISHHHDNNIVHKRDEAYSSGDCGRDILKISPLNQLSIIHTGQKTYQCNECEKAFSDRSSLELHQQVHLGKKPPTCGTHGKNISYSSSIPSQYSVHTGKKRYWCHECGKGFSQSSNLQTHQRVHTGEKPYTCHECGKSFNQSSHLYAHLPIHTGEKPYRCESCGKGFSRSTDLNIHCRVHTGEKPYKCEVCGKGFTQRSHLQAHQRIHTGEKPYKCGDCGKRFSCSSNLHTHQRVHTEEKPYRCDDCGKCFSLSFNLHSHQRVHTGEKPYKCEECGKGFSSASSFQSHQRVHTGEKPFRCNVCGKGFSQSSYFQAHQRVHTGEKPYKCEVCGKRFNWSLNLHNHQRVHTGEKPYKCEACGKGFSQASNLQAHQSVHTGEKPFKCNACQKRFSQASHLQAHQRVHTGEKPYKCDTCGKAFSQRSNLQVHQIIHTGEKPFKCEECGKEFSWSAGLSAHQRIHTGEKPYTCQQCGKGFSQASHFHTHQRVHTGEKPYICDVCCKGFSQRSHLVYHQRVHSGGNLKM